One region of Synechococcus elongatus PCC 11801 genomic DNA includes:
- a CDS encoding SDR family oxidoreductase yields the protein MTAAFQPRFAFIQGASRGIGLALVENLLAQPQIECVLASSRQPAESSGLQALRQQYGDRLQLIPLDLADDQAIAAAAEKAIAIVPRLDLLVNASGFLHGNGLGPEKRLAQVSRELLLQTFTTNTFGPILMAQALEPLFKHKDLAVLANISARVGSIGDNQLGGWYSYRASKSALNMLTRTLALEWQRRHPNAIVVALHPGTTATDLSAPFQANVPPEKLFSPDRTVRQLLAVISGLTPADSGNFFAWDGSPIPW from the coding sequence ATGACGGCTGCTTTTCAACCCCGATTTGCCTTCATTCAAGGGGCCAGTCGGGGCATTGGTCTCGCCTTAGTCGAGAATTTGCTGGCGCAACCGCAGATCGAGTGCGTCTTGGCGAGCAGCCGTCAGCCTGCCGAAAGTTCAGGGTTACAAGCTCTGCGGCAGCAGTATGGCGATCGCCTCCAGCTGATTCCTCTCGATTTAGCCGATGATCAGGCAATCGCGGCAGCAGCAGAGAAGGCGATCGCGATTGTGCCGCGCCTCGATTTGCTGGTGAATGCGTCGGGCTTTTTGCATGGCAACGGTCTTGGCCCCGAAAAACGGCTGGCACAGGTCAGTCGTGAGTTGTTGCTGCAGACCTTTACGACTAATACCTTTGGCCCAATCCTGATGGCGCAAGCCTTGGAGCCGCTGTTTAAGCACAAGGATCTGGCAGTCTTGGCGAACATTTCGGCGCGAGTCGGCAGCATCGGCGACAACCAACTAGGCGGCTGGTACAGCTATCGCGCCTCGAAATCTGCGCTGAACATGCTGACGCGTACCTTGGCGCTGGAATGGCAGCGACGCCATCCGAATGCGATCGTGGTTGCACTCCATCCGGGCACGACCGCCACTGATCTGTCAGCCCCCTTTCAAGCCAACGTTCCACCCGAAAAACTGTTCAGCCCCGATCGCACCGTACGTCAGCTGTTGGCTGTGATCAGCGGATTGACTCCGGCAGACAGCGGTAACTTTTTCGCCTGGGATGGCAGCCCAATTCCTTGGTAG
- a CDS encoding Rrf2 family transcriptional regulator, which produces MKLTVRAHYSLKALIDLCLQSEDEPVSMRAIAQRQNISPALLEKLLVELCKAGLVTATKGRRGGYQLARPAAKISLADILAAVGELSDRDRQPLAPEEAADWVSRAIWQRLDAQWQATLRQVSLADLYYDARSWQAAQGNEIEIVI; this is translated from the coding sequence ATGAAATTGACTGTTCGCGCTCACTACAGCCTCAAGGCACTGATCGATCTCTGCCTGCAATCGGAGGATGAGCCGGTGTCGATGCGGGCGATCGCTCAGCGTCAAAATATTTCACCAGCTCTGCTGGAAAAACTGCTGGTGGAGCTTTGCAAAGCTGGACTAGTGACGGCGACTAAGGGACGGCGTGGCGGCTATCAACTAGCCCGACCCGCTGCCAAAATTTCACTGGCGGATATTCTGGCCGCTGTTGGTGAATTGAGCGATCGCGATCGCCAACCTTTGGCTCCCGAAGAAGCGGCTGATTGGGTGTCGCGGGCGATTTGGCAGCGCTTGGATGCTCAATGGCAGGCGACTTTACGGCAAGTCAGCCTCGCAGATCTCTACTACGACGCCCGTAGTTGGCAGGCCGCCCAAGGCAACGAAATCGAAATTGTGATCTAG
- a CDS encoding YidH family protein, whose protein sequence is MVSSSSTKTNQDKVSESSAQPQNPNRIRDHLANERTYLAWMRSAISLMGFGMLIVRLRILRPPIAPQAPGSAWKLGLAFSIVGLLMVLLSTQHYFGVRDDIELDTYNPPDRWVILSSITILILGIGVIYYIFSAPLDTLNMVIFE, encoded by the coding sequence ATGGTTTCATCTTCTTCCACGAAAACTAATCAGGATAAGGTCAGCGAGTCTTCTGCCCAGCCTCAAAATCCCAATCGGATTCGTGATCATCTTGCCAATGAACGCACCTACCTTGCTTGGATGCGAAGTGCCATTTCCTTGATGGGCTTTGGTATGCTCATTGTCCGACTCAGGATCTTGCGACCTCCCATTGCACCCCAAGCTCCAGGTAGCGCTTGGAAGCTAGGCTTAGCTTTCTCCATCGTTGGCTTACTGATGGTATTGCTATCAACACAACATTATTTTGGGGTGAGAGATGATATTGAACTCGATACCTATAATCCGCCTGATCGCTGGGTAATTCTCTCCAGTATTACGATCTTAATCCTCGGAATTGGTGTGATTTACTATATTTTTTCAGCGCCATTAGATACTCTAAATATGGTCATTTTTGAGTAG
- a CDS encoding DUF3916 domain-containing protein gives MRQLNFAQRRKLRGIPRRLRSLDRWADRFATLALPSPKDCGDSGFWNWKLPVISSLANHPSRRLQAHCLQALIQAATNLATQAQSADADCHVACLIEWPALFYSEVTLFYSRDYYRSFYGDRHALAPRSLAHDYGLQLPSGWVERGFDVTQPDQRGPIEWWVIGQPLQP, from the coding sequence ATGCGACAACTAAATTTTGCTCAGCGGCGCAAATTGCGGGGCATTCCTCGACGGCTGCGATCGCTGGATCGCTGGGCCGATCGCTTTGCAACGCTGGCGCTGCCCAGTCCTAAGGATTGTGGCGATAGTGGCTTTTGGAACTGGAAGTTACCGGTGATTAGTTCCCTCGCCAATCATCCTAGTCGTCGCTTGCAGGCGCACTGTTTACAGGCGTTGATTCAGGCAGCCACCAACCTCGCCACCCAAGCTCAGTCTGCCGATGCTGACTGTCATGTTGCCTGCCTGATTGAGTGGCCGGCTCTGTTCTACAGCGAGGTGACGCTGTTCTACAGCCGTGACTACTACCGCAGCTTCTACGGCGATCGCCATGCCCTCGCACCGCGATCGCTGGCGCATGACTATGGACTACAACTGCCATCTGGCTGGGTGGAGCGTGGTTTTGATGTGACACAACCAGATCAGCGTGGGCCGATTGAATGGTGGGTGATTGGTCAACCGCTTCAGCCCTAA
- a CDS encoding UbiD family decarboxylase → MPRDLRGFLKLLEERGQLRRITAPVDSDLEIAEISNRLLAAGGPALLFENVKGTDWPVAVNLLGTVERVCWAMNLEQPQQLEDLGRKLGMLQQPKPPKKISQAVEFGKVLFSLVRAKPQRDLLPPCHQVVLKGDEVNLDRIPMIRPYPGDAGKIITLGLVITKDPETGTPNVGVYRLQQQSVNTMTVHWLSVRGGARHLRKAAERGQKLEVAIALGVDPLILMAAATPIPVDLSEWLFAGLYGGSGVHLAKCKTVDLEVPADSEIVLEGTINPGEVLPDGPFGDHMGYYGVVEDSPLVRFHCLTHRRDPIYLTTFSGRPPKEEAMMAIALNRIYTPILRQQVPEIVDFFLPMEALSYKAAVISIDKAYPGQARRAALAFWSALPQFTYTKFVIVVDREINIRDPRQVIWAVTSKVDPERDVFILPETPFDTLDFASPKLGLGSRMGIDATTKVYPETDHQWGEPLRSDPAIAEQVTQRWAEYGLADLKLDEVDPNRFGYEMPPIRS, encoded by the coding sequence ATGCCGAGAGATTTACGCGGATTTCTCAAGTTGCTTGAAGAACGTGGCCAGCTACGCCGGATTACAGCGCCGGTCGACTCTGACTTGGAAATTGCTGAAATTTCCAATCGTCTCTTGGCAGCGGGCGGGCCAGCACTGCTGTTCGAAAACGTCAAAGGCACGGATTGGCCTGTGGCGGTCAATTTACTGGGCACGGTGGAGCGGGTTTGCTGGGCAATGAACTTGGAGCAGCCCCAGCAGCTCGAAGACTTGGGTCGCAAGCTCGGCATGCTCCAGCAACCGAAGCCACCGAAGAAAATTTCGCAGGCGGTGGAATTTGGCAAAGTGCTCTTCAGCTTGGTGCGTGCCAAACCCCAGCGAGATCTATTGCCGCCCTGCCATCAAGTCGTGCTGAAGGGGGATGAGGTCAACCTCGATCGCATTCCGATGATTCGGCCCTATCCCGGTGATGCGGGCAAAATCATCACTCTTGGCTTGGTGATCACGAAGGATCCTGAGACGGGGACACCGAACGTGGGCGTCTACCGGCTCCAGCAGCAGTCAGTCAACACAATGACTGTGCATTGGCTGTCGGTGCGGGGTGGGGCACGGCACCTGCGCAAAGCAGCGGAGCGCGGCCAAAAGTTAGAAGTTGCGATCGCGCTTGGGGTGGATCCACTAATCCTGATGGCGGCAGCAACACCGATCCCTGTGGATCTGTCGGAATGGCTATTCGCCGGGCTCTACGGCGGCAGCGGCGTCCATTTGGCCAAGTGCAAAACCGTCGATCTGGAAGTGCCAGCGGATTCTGAAATTGTTCTGGAAGGCACGATTAACCCAGGGGAAGTACTGCCGGACGGGCCTTTTGGCGATCACATGGGCTACTACGGTGTGGTCGAAGATTCGCCGCTGGTGCGCTTCCACTGCTTGACCCACCGGCGCGACCCGATCTATCTGACGACCTTCAGCGGTCGCCCGCCCAAGGAAGAGGCGATGATGGCGATCGCGTTGAATCGCATCTACACGCCGATCCTGCGCCAGCAAGTGCCAGAAATCGTCGATTTCTTCCTACCGATGGAAGCTTTGAGCTATAAGGCGGCGGTGATTAGCATCGACAAAGCCTATCCAGGGCAAGCTCGCCGCGCTGCTCTGGCATTCTGGAGTGCACTACCGCAGTTCACCTACACGAAGTTTGTGATCGTCGTCGATCGCGAGATCAACATCCGCGATCCGCGCCAAGTGATTTGGGCAGTGACCTCCAAAGTTGATCCAGAGCGTGACGTTTTCATCCTGCCGGAAACGCCCTTCGACACCCTCGACTTTGCCAGTCCGAAGCTGGGGCTCGGTAGCCGCATGGGGATCGACGCCACAACCAAGGTTTACCCTGAAACGGATCACCAGTGGGGTGAACCCTTGCGATCAGATCCGGCGATCGCAGAGCAAGTCACGCAGCGCTGGGCGGAATACGGTCTGGCTGATCTGAAGCTGGACGAAGTTGATCCCAATCGCTTCGGCTACGAAATGCCGCCGATTCGCTCCTAG
- a CDS encoding 2-phosphosulfolactate phosphatase family protein yields the protein MKLFYFHTPELVPATEAPDCAIAIDVLRATSTIATALNAGAEAVQVFSDLDALRTESEAWPADRRLRAGERGGKQVEGFDFGNSPLEVTPERFRDRRLFISTTNGTRSLTRIQQAKTVIAAALVNRQAVVDFLKQEQPETVWIVGSGWEGSYALEDSVCAGAIAAPLQSQIQLGNDEMLAAIALYQRWEHNLYGLLCQASHGQRLLRLKCEADLDYCSRVDILQVLPKQREPGVLMAAPRASTVQAQTSVA from the coding sequence GTGAAGCTGTTTTACTTCCACACTCCCGAACTGGTTCCCGCTACAGAAGCACCGGATTGCGCGATCGCGATCGATGTGCTGCGAGCCACATCGACCATCGCCACAGCCCTGAATGCCGGGGCAGAAGCGGTTCAGGTCTTCAGCGATCTCGATGCCCTGCGAACTGAGAGTGAGGCTTGGCCAGCCGATCGTCGCCTCCGAGCCGGAGAGCGTGGCGGCAAGCAAGTGGAAGGCTTTGATTTTGGCAACTCGCCGCTGGAAGTCACCCCTGAACGCTTTCGCGATCGCCGACTGTTTATCAGCACCACCAACGGCACGCGATCGCTGACACGCATCCAACAAGCCAAGACAGTGATTGCGGCTGCCTTAGTCAATCGACAGGCAGTCGTTGATTTTTTGAAGCAAGAACAACCGGAAACGGTTTGGATTGTGGGCTCCGGCTGGGAAGGCAGCTATGCACTAGAAGACAGCGTCTGTGCTGGAGCGATCGCTGCTCCCTTGCAATCGCAGATTCAGCTTGGCAATGACGAAATGTTGGCCGCGATCGCGCTCTACCAACGCTGGGAGCACAATCTCTACGGCCTACTCTGCCAAGCTAGCCACGGCCAACGCTTGCTACGACTGAAATGCGAGGCAGACCTAGACTATTGCAGTCGGGTGGATATTTTGCAGGTGCTGCCTAAACAACGAGAGCCTGGCGTTTTGATGGCTGCTCCTCGTGCCAGCACGGTCCAAGCACAAACCAGCGTCGCCTGA
- a CDS encoding pilus assembly FimT family protein — protein sequence MNKLPAIFHTQIETGFTIVETITALTISTIVAAVSFPSLAGFWGDYATRLAQTNAHAQLLILKREAQRTNRTCQVTFSGNQATVNPADCLVSMGRSLSDSGWGSDLGVTVSGTLSSVTFSPLATITPSSNGTLRFGHAWTNTTRCLVLSQPLGVIRLGTIQQNACVKDGRS from the coding sequence ATGAACAAGCTGCCAGCAATATTTCACACGCAGATAGAGACAGGATTTACGATTGTTGAAACTATTACAGCTTTGACAATTAGCACGATTGTCGCAGCTGTTTCTTTCCCGTCGCTCGCTGGCTTTTGGGGCGACTATGCCACGCGACTGGCTCAAACAAATGCTCATGCCCAGCTACTGATTCTGAAGCGAGAAGCACAAAGAACAAATCGCACCTGTCAAGTGACATTTTCCGGTAATCAGGCAACCGTCAATCCCGCAGATTGCCTAGTCAGTATGGGGCGATCGCTCAGTGATTCTGGCTGGGGTTCTGATCTAGGGGTGACCGTCAGCGGCACGCTCAGCAGCGTCACATTTTCACCCTTAGCAACCATCACACCCAGCAGCAATGGCACCTTACGGTTTGGTCATGCTTGGACAAACACCACCCGCTGCTTAGTCCTTTCACAACCCCTTGGCGTCATCCGCCTCGGCACGATTCAGCAAAATGCCTGTGTCAAGGATGGTCGCTCGTGA
- a CDS encoding PilW family protein, with amino-acid sequence MRQKQHHLTTATAGFTVAELLVGSVLGFIVILAGGFVLSTNLSTDRRVAELSKQRNQLNLALEFISSEIRRSRRIVLNTDLTASTQCSNSNRQPILSLEVPKESGGFHTITYAVQPIASNHIWQGPHAIYRCGPSFTSDGRYTENSSQQADVLLDGIASQADLNAAVEACAELATTRRSSHTAAVHAELLESQRLASLLIGLVVYPNRGEQQVICDSRLVTPRS; translated from the coding sequence GTGAGACAAAAACAGCACCATCTCACAACAGCCACCGCTGGTTTTACCGTTGCCGAATTACTGGTTGGTAGCGTTCTTGGATTCATAGTTATTTTGGCAGGTGGCTTTGTCCTCAGCACCAACTTAAGCACCGATCGCCGAGTCGCTGAGCTCTCCAAGCAACGGAATCAACTGAATCTGGCGCTGGAATTTATCAGTAGTGAAATCCGGCGATCGCGCCGCATTGTTCTCAATACTGATCTCACCGCTTCAACGCAATGTAGCAATAGTAATCGTCAGCCGATTTTGAGTTTAGAAGTCCCGAAAGAAAGCGGAGGCTTTCATACAATTACTTATGCTGTTCAACCAATCGCATCCAATCATATCTGGCAAGGTCCCCATGCCATCTATCGCTGTGGCCCAAGCTTTACCAGTGATGGTCGTTACACCGAGAATTCCAGCCAGCAGGCAGATGTTCTGCTTGATGGCATTGCAAGTCAAGCCGATCTCAATGCAGCAGTAGAAGCCTGCGCAGAACTAGCAACGACTCGCAGATCTAGCCATACAGCCGCTGTCCATGCAGAGCTGTTGGAATCACAGCGACTGGCATCCCTGCTAATCGGTCTGGTGGTTTATCCCAACCGCGGTGAGCAACAGGTGATCTGTGACAGTCGACTCGTCACACCGCGATCGTGA
- the pyrE gene encoding orotate phosphoribosyltransferase, with amino-acid sequence MLISDPSWAVQADLSRLHDLLLDLLCDRAYREGDFLLSSGQRSTYYINGKQVTLHPQGAVAVGRLLAARLPQEITAVAGLTLGADPIVTAVSVVAAYEGRQLTPLIVRKEAKGHGTQAYIEGPELPAGTAIAVLEDVVTTGGSALKAVARLRDAGYVVDRVLSLVDRQQGGAELYAKEGLIFDALYRISDLQQRYQELTAR; translated from the coding sequence ATGCTGATCTCCGATCCTAGCTGGGCTGTTCAAGCAGATTTATCTCGACTCCACGATTTACTGCTCGACTTGCTCTGCGATCGTGCCTATCGCGAAGGAGACTTTCTGCTGTCTTCGGGTCAGCGCAGCACTTACTACATCAACGGTAAGCAAGTGACGCTGCATCCCCAAGGAGCGGTAGCTGTTGGACGTTTGCTAGCTGCTCGTCTTCCACAAGAAATTACGGCGGTGGCTGGGCTAACGTTGGGTGCTGATCCAATCGTGACGGCGGTCAGTGTGGTTGCGGCTTATGAAGGGCGTCAGTTAACCCCATTGATTGTCCGCAAAGAAGCGAAAGGACACGGCACGCAAGCTTATATTGAAGGCCCAGAACTACCAGCAGGGACGGCGATCGCTGTTCTGGAAGACGTGGTTACGACGGGCGGCTCGGCTTTGAAAGCAGTTGCTCGCCTCCGAGATGCTGGCTACGTGGTCGATCGTGTGTTGTCCTTGGTCGACCGTCAGCAGGGTGGTGCTGAACTCTATGCCAAAGAAGGTCTAATTTTTGATGCGCTCTATCGCATCTCCGATTTACAACAACGCTACCAAGAACTAACTGCTCGTTGA
- a CDS encoding hemolysin family protein — MDPLPASALTVAIASSPDLPLSAWLWRGATIALLIAINAFFVTAEFAIVYVRRSRINQLAQEGDVPARMVERLQRSIDRLLSTTQLGITLASLALGWVGESTIAILIRQALDQLPLPAIGPEPLSHVLAIPLAFALLVYLQIVLGELCPKAVALIYPEQMARLLGPPSIAIAQIFAPVISLLNGSTRCLLGIFGIDYSQQRWYSSVTPEELQWIIRSAAESTGLEAEERQILSNVIEFGEITASEVMVPRTRIVALEEEATFHDLLAAIQNSGHACFPLIGDSLDQVLGLIDFRALAVPMASGELKPSSPIKAWVQPVRFVPENLSLKELLPQMQRSPLPMAIVVDEFGGTEGLVTLQDILAEILGNEEQDAVDSEQFRRIDEQTVLVQAQTDLETVNERLGLNLPLEEEYNTLGGFVVAQLQKIPEAGEGFDYQNCQIRVALAEGPRLEFIEIRQLQSPEPTASDEAKPHANI, encoded by the coding sequence ATGGATCCTCTGCCTGCTTCTGCTTTAACCGTTGCGATCGCTTCCAGTCCCGATCTACCACTCAGCGCTTGGCTGTGGCGGGGTGCAACGATTGCTCTGTTGATTGCGATCAATGCCTTTTTCGTGACTGCGGAATTCGCGATCGTCTATGTGCGGCGATCGCGGATCAATCAACTCGCCCAAGAAGGCGATGTTCCGGCCCGCATGGTCGAACGGCTACAGCGGAGTATTGACCGACTCCTCTCAACAACGCAGCTTGGAATCACGCTGGCAAGCTTAGCCCTCGGATGGGTCGGGGAATCCACGATCGCTATCCTGATTCGGCAGGCCCTCGATCAACTGCCACTGCCAGCAATCGGGCCTGAACCCCTCAGTCATGTTCTCGCCATTCCCTTAGCGTTTGCCCTGCTGGTCTATCTGCAGATCGTGTTGGGTGAACTCTGCCCCAAGGCGGTAGCGCTGATCTATCCCGAGCAAATGGCACGACTGCTGGGGCCGCCTAGTATTGCGATCGCCCAAATCTTCGCGCCCGTCATCAGTTTGTTGAACGGATCGACCCGCTGCTTGCTGGGCATCTTTGGCATCGACTATAGTCAACAGCGCTGGTACAGCAGCGTCACCCCCGAAGAGCTGCAATGGATCATTCGCTCTGCAGCCGAATCGACGGGTTTAGAAGCCGAGGAACGGCAGATTCTCAGCAATGTGATTGAGTTTGGCGAGATTACGGCGAGCGAAGTCATGGTGCCTCGGACTCGCATTGTCGCCCTCGAAGAAGAGGCCACATTCCACGACCTTTTGGCAGCAATTCAAAACTCTGGCCATGCCTGCTTCCCACTGATTGGTGACAGTCTCGATCAGGTCTTGGGATTGATCGACTTTCGCGCCTTGGCCGTACCGATGGCCAGTGGGGAGCTGAAACCAAGTAGTCCGATTAAGGCTTGGGTGCAACCCGTCCGCTTTGTTCCCGAAAATCTTTCCCTGAAGGAGTTACTCCCCCAAATGCAGCGATCGCCCCTCCCAATGGCGATCGTGGTTGATGAGTTTGGTGGCACCGAAGGGCTCGTCACCTTGCAGGATATCTTGGCTGAAATTCTGGGGAATGAAGAGCAAGATGCCGTCGACAGTGAACAATTTCGGCGAATTGATGAACAAACGGTACTGGTTCAGGCTCAAACAGACCTCGAAACCGTCAATGAGCGCTTAGGGCTCAATCTTCCCCTCGAAGAGGAATACAACACCTTGGGTGGATTTGTCGTAGCGCAGTTGCAGAAAATTCCCGAAGCTGGTGAAGGCTTTGATTACCAAAATTGTCAGATACGCGTGGCGCTCGCCGAAGGTCCACGGCTGGAGTTTATCGAAATTCGTCAGTTGCAATCGCCGGAACCCACAGCGTCCGATGAAGCAAAACCGCATGCTAACATCTGA
- a CDS encoding Gfo/Idh/MocA family protein — protein MSAAAAQALSKRVKPIRVGVIGVGHMGQHHARVLSFLKDVELVGIADVDVERGLETASNYRIRYFEDYRELLTLVDAVCIAVPTKLHHEVGMTCLKAGVHVLIEKPIAASLAEAESLVNAAAEAECILQVGHIERFNPAFQELSKVLKTEEILALEAHRMSPYAQRANDVSVVLDLMIHDIDLLLALANAPVTQVSARGSKALGSEQLDYVTATLSFANGIIATLTASKVTHRKIRRIAAHCRNCLTEADFLNSEILIHRQTTTHLSSDYGQVLYRQDGLIEKVSTSNIEPLHAELEHFVNCVRGGDQPSVGGEQAIKALRLAREIETMALDGRPWQSGREAGVATEITPILP, from the coding sequence ATGAGTGCAGCTGCTGCGCAAGCCCTCAGCAAGCGGGTCAAGCCGATCCGTGTCGGCGTGATTGGCGTCGGTCACATGGGCCAACACCACGCCCGTGTCCTCAGCTTTTTGAAAGATGTTGAGCTGGTTGGAATCGCCGACGTGGATGTCGAGCGAGGCCTGGAAACGGCCAGCAACTACCGCATTCGCTACTTCGAAGACTATCGCGAGCTTTTAACGCTGGTCGACGCAGTCTGCATTGCGGTACCCACCAAACTGCATCATGAGGTAGGGATGACCTGTCTGAAGGCAGGCGTCCATGTGCTGATCGAAAAACCGATCGCTGCCAGCTTGGCGGAAGCAGAATCGCTGGTCAATGCGGCAGCAGAGGCAGAATGTATTCTGCAAGTCGGTCACATTGAGCGCTTTAATCCCGCCTTCCAAGAACTGAGCAAGGTACTCAAGACCGAGGAAATTTTGGCGTTGGAAGCCCATCGCATGAGTCCCTACGCTCAGCGAGCTAACGATGTCTCAGTCGTCTTGGATTTGATGATCCATGACATCGACTTGTTACTGGCCTTGGCCAATGCACCAGTCACCCAAGTCAGCGCGCGCGGCAGCAAGGCTTTGGGGTCTGAGCAACTTGACTATGTGACCGCGACCCTGAGTTTTGCTAACGGCATCATCGCCACCCTGACGGCCAGCAAAGTCACCCATCGCAAGATCCGCCGCATTGCGGCTCACTGCCGCAACTGCCTGACTGAAGCAGATTTCCTGAATAGTGAAATTCTGATTCACCGCCAAACAACTACCCATCTGTCGAGCGACTATGGCCAAGTGCTCTACCGCCAAGATGGACTGATTGAGAAAGTTTCAACCAGCAATATCGAACCGTTGCACGCTGAGCTGGAGCATTTCGTCAACTGTGTGCGTGGCGGCGACCAGCCCTCCGTTGGTGGTGAGCAGGCAATTAAAGCGCTGCGCCTAGCCCGCGAAATTGAAACGATGGCGCTGGATGGGCGACCTTGGCAAAGCGGGCGTGAGGCAGGAGTGGCCACAGAGATCACGCCAATTCTTCCCTAG
- a CDS encoding CYTH domain-containing protein: MATEIERKFLVRQDGWREGAVGVTYRQGYLLADGDRTIRVRVAGDRGYLTIKGPMQGISRSEYEYPIPLSDAEEMLSNLCQGFVVEKQRYRVEHAGHCWEVDEFHGQNQGLILAEIELSDPDEVFAVPDWIGDEVSHDRRYGNAHLSFAPYRTWDSSLS, translated from the coding sequence ATGGCAACGGAAATTGAGCGCAAGTTCTTAGTTCGCCAAGATGGCTGGCGTGAGGGCGCAGTAGGAGTGACCTATCGTCAGGGTTATCTGCTGGCAGATGGCGATCGCACGATTCGAGTGCGGGTGGCGGGCGATCGCGGCTATCTGACGATCAAAGGACCCATGCAGGGCATCTCGCGATCGGAATACGAATATCCGATCCCCCTATCGGATGCCGAGGAAATGCTGTCTAACCTCTGCCAAGGGTTTGTGGTCGAGAAGCAGCGCTATCGCGTGGAGCATGCAGGGCACTGCTGGGAAGTTGATGAATTTCACGGCCAGAACCAAGGCCTGATCCTGGCGGAGATTGAACTTTCTGATCCCGACGAAGTCTTTGCAGTCCCTGACTGGATCGGTGACGAGGTCAGTCACGATCGCCGCTATGGCAATGCTCACCTGAGCTTTGCGCCCTACCGCACCTGGGACTCTAGCCTCAGCTAG
- a CDS encoding glycosyl transferase: MLQRPHLYVAITNHGFGHATRTAAVLAELHRLRPDVRFTVATQVPRWLLASYFGGEFEQRPVAFDVGVVQSDSLQIDRTATWERLQRLRQNQDSLIEQEAAYLRQEQVQLVLADIPPLAIAIAAKAQVPCWMMGNFGWDFIYADWGQPFADTVDWIRHLYKDCDRLFRLPFHEPMQSFPVQEAVGLTGGSPQFSEQDLRQQFDLSADAKTVLLTFGGLGLQQFPYDTLNAFPDWQFLCFDRQAPDLPNLRTILDPLYRPVDFMPLCDWVFCKPGYGTFSEACRVQAPIASLTRAGFAEAELLLQGLQAIAPHAILSPEACVAGDWSVLKDPPQPPLQALPWQQDGNRQIAEAIAEALN; encoded by the coding sequence ATGCTGCAGCGTCCCCATCTCTACGTTGCGATTACCAACCATGGGTTTGGCCATGCCACCCGGACTGCTGCTGTCTTGGCAGAGCTGCATCGCCTGCGACCCGATGTGCGGTTCACGGTAGCCACGCAAGTACCCCGCTGGTTATTGGCGTCGTACTTTGGGGGTGAGTTTGAGCAGCGTCCCGTCGCTTTCGATGTGGGTGTTGTTCAGTCCGACAGTCTGCAAATCGATCGCACAGCGACCTGGGAGCGGTTGCAGCGCCTGCGACAAAATCAGGACAGTCTGATTGAGCAAGAAGCTGCCTATCTTCGCCAAGAGCAGGTGCAGCTTGTCCTTGCAGATATTCCACCGCTGGCGATCGCGATCGCGGCCAAAGCCCAAGTGCCCTGTTGGATGATGGGCAACTTTGGCTGGGACTTTATCTATGCCGATTGGGGCCAACCCTTTGCTGACACAGTCGACTGGATTCGGCATCTCTATAAAGACTGCGATCGCCTGTTTCGGCTGCCGTTTCATGAGCCGATGCAGAGTTTTCCCGTGCAGGAAGCAGTGGGATTAACCGGCGGTTCGCCGCAATTCTCCGAGCAAGACTTGCGTCAGCAGTTTGACCTGAGTGCCGATGCCAAGACCGTCCTGCTCACCTTTGGGGGCTTGGGGTTACAGCAATTTCCCTATGACACCCTGAACGCTTTTCCGGATTGGCAATTTCTCTGTTTCGATCGCCAGGCACCGGATTTGCCAAACTTGCGGACGATTCTCGATCCGCTTTATCGCCCAGTTGACTTCATGCCCCTCTGCGACTGGGTGTTTTGTAAGCCAGGCTATGGCACCTTCTCGGAAGCCTGCCGAGTCCAAGCCCCGATCGCTTCTCTGACACGGGCTGGTTTTGCCGAGGCGGAATTACTCTTGCAAGGACTACAGGCGATCGCGCCCCATGCCATTCTCAGCCCCGAAGCTTGTGTCGCTGGCGATTGGTCAGTGTTGAAAGATCCGCCTCAGCCGCCGCTACAAGCCTTGCCTTGGCAGCAAGATGGCAATCGTCAAATTGCGGAAGCGATCGCGGAAGCGCTGAACTAG